A genomic region of Pelodiscus sinensis isolate JC-2024 chromosome 1, ASM4963464v1, whole genome shotgun sequence contains the following coding sequences:
- the LOC102455753 gene encoding olfactory receptor 52M1-like translates to MSDSNTTHFNNPSTFILLGIPGLEAAHVWISIPFCTMYIIALLGNFIIMFIVKTEPSLHEPMYYFLCMLAVTDLVLCTSILPKTLSIFWFNSREIDFNACITQLYFVHCFLVMESGIFMAMAFDRYVAICHPLRHSTILTYTLVAKIGLAVVLRGGVFILPYAFLARQWPYCRTNIIPHTHCEHMAVVKLACADTLISNYYGLFVLFCVKGLDVVFIVVSYIQILRAIFRLPTRDARLKTFGTCGSHLSAIFVFFISSTFSSITHRYGQNVPLYFHIIIANVYLLVPPVLNPIIYGVRTRQIRDRLFRLLIVQRT, encoded by the coding sequence atgtcagattccaacacaaccCATTTCaacaacccctccaccttcatcctgctgggaattcctggcctggaggcggctcatgtctggatctccatccccttctgcaccatgtacatcatagccctcttggggaacttcaTCATCATGTTCATTGTGAAGacagagccgagcctccatgaacccatgtactatttcctctgcatgctggccgtcaccgacctggtcctgtGTACGTCCATCCtgcccaaaacactgagcatcttctggttcaattccagggagatcgatttcaatGCCTGCATCACCCAGCTGTACTTTGTTCACTGCTTTTTAGTGATGGAGTCGGGGATCTTCATGGCCATGGCATTtgaccgctacgtggccatctgccaccccctcagacattccaccatcctgacatatACTTTGGTGGCCAAGATTGGCCTGGCTGTGGTGCTTCGAGGTGGCGTTTTCATACTGCCCTATGCCTTCCTGgccaggcagtggccatattgcaggaCCAACATaatcccccacacacactgtgagCACATGGCTGTGGTGAAACTGGCCTGCGCCGACACTCTCATCAGCAATTATTACGGGCTCTTTGTGCTTTTCTGTGTGAAGGGGCTGGACGTCGTGTTTATTGTCGTGTCCTAtatccagatcctcagggccatcttccgacTCCCCACAAGGGATGCCCGGCTCAAGACGTTTGGGACCTGCGGGTCCCACCTCTCTGCCATTTTCGTCTTTTTCATCTCATCCACCTTCTCCTCTATCACACACCGGTATGGCCAAAATGTGCCCCTATATTTCCACATTATCATTGCCAACGTGTACCTCCTAGTGCCCCCcgtgctgaaccccatcatctacggggtgaggaccaggcagatccgggacaggctgtTCCGTCTCCTTATTGTTCAAAGGACTTAA